Genomic DNA from Peribacillus simplex:
TTATTTCTCTATTTTGGAAGGTGTGGAAATATTGAAACCAATCATATTTGATGTTGATACTGGGATTGATGATGCCATGGCAATGGCGTATGCTTTAAATTCCCCGGAATTGGAAGTGCTCGGATTCACCACTTGCTTTGGTAACGTGCCCGTTGTTGAATCGACCCGCAATACACTTGCCGTTTTGGAGAAATTAAATAGGCGCATTCCGGTTTTTGAAGGTGCTGACCAAACTTTGATGCGCGGAAGGAAGAAGAAATATCCGAAGCATGTTCATGGGGAAGACGGGTTAGGAAATACTCTTCAGTTTGAACCAACCATCAAAGCATCACAAGGAAATGCAGCAGATTTCATTATCGATCAAGTGAAAAGCCGACCGAATGAAATTACGATTATTGCAGTTGGACCACTGACTAACATCGCATTGGCGATTAAAAAAGCCCCAATGGTCATGCCCTTAGTAAAAGAGGTCGTTATTATGGGCGGTGCCGTAAACGTACCAGGAAATGTAACGCCCTATGCTGAAGCGAACATAATATCAGATCCTGAAGCAGCTGATCAGGTATTTGCTTCAGGACTGCCAATCACCCTAGTGGGGCTTGATGTTACACTCCAAACATATCTGTTGAAATCGAATCTTGATGGTTGGCGTGCCACTGGTAAGGAAAGCGCCAAATTTTTAGCGGAAATGACCGATTATTATATGAAAGCATATGAAAACTCCCATCCAGGCTTGGGCGGTTGCGCCCTTCATGATCCGCTTGCTGTCGGGGTTGCGGTTGATTCAAGTTTTGTGAATACAGAATGGATGAACGTCAAGGTGATGACAGAGGGTGAAGAAACAGGCAGGACAATTGGTCAAAAGGATGGCGAATCAAGAATAAAGGTCTGTACGAATGTGGAAAGTGATCGGTTTTTG
This window encodes:
- a CDS encoding nucleoside hydrolase, coding for MKPIIFDVDTGIDDAMAMAYALNSPELEVLGFTTCFGNVPVVESTRNTLAVLEKLNRRIPVFEGADQTLMRGRKKKYPKHVHGEDGLGNTLQFEPTIKASQGNAADFIIDQVKSRPNEITIIAVGPLTNIALAIKKAPMVMPLVKEVVIMGGAVNVPGNVTPYAEANIISDPEAADQVFASGLPITLVGLDVTLQTYLLKSNLDGWRATGKESAKFLAEMTDYYMKAYENSHPGLGGCALHDPLAVGVAVDSSFVNTEWMNVKVMTEGEETGRTIGQKDGESRIKVCTNVESDRFLKHFLERVI